A region from the Triticum urartu cultivar G1812 chromosome 1, Tu2.1, whole genome shotgun sequence genome encodes:
- the LOC125533163 gene encoding F-box/FBD/LRR-repeat protein At5g56420-like, producing the protein MGMEAAAPAPRSRKRKAPATPATEAPCPEPALPIAAGDGGGAGGDRISDLLDAVSLRPRTMEMETAVAAATAEGHASESTAEDRLSGLPDGVLGDIVSLLPTREGARTQILSSRWRHLWRSAPLNLDHGSLCDHPDDFNSVVSRVLAAHPGPGRRFSAPVYHLWGGRATTADAWLRSPALDNLHELELCSYNYRLLYPPATPQPPPEAAFRFSDTLRVATIGECHLPHSTIQGLRFPKLQKLALERNCSGFRCLRINSITLRGVGVRAYNYHKVLKIGELVIENAPCLENFQHGLRVHSLTKTVCTVKILAIDMSALSLDVVINLMRCFPCLEKLYIESIGSGKTNSWRRKHQTLIRSLDIRLKTFVWEYYEGIKSHVNFATFFIRNAKMRELMTLKVNPQDYNEEFFAQQRKMLQLDNKASGGARLHFTPDRSHRSIKDFGVHDLDLVDPFVRRHPYQFHTLS; encoded by the exons ATGGGGATGGAGGCAGCCGCTCCTGCTCCTAGATCGAGGAAGAGGAAAGCACCGGCTACCCCAGCTACAGAGGCGCCCTGTCCAGAACCTGCTCTTCCCATAGCGGCTGGGGACGGAGGAGGCGCCGGCGGTGACCGCATCAGTGACCTTCTCGACGCCGTCTCGCTCAGGCCGCGTACGATGGAGATGGAAACGGCGGTCGCGGCAGCGACTGCAGAAGGGCACGCCTCGGAATCTACGGCGGAGGACCGCCTCAGCGGCCTCCCCGACGGCGTCCTCGGGGACATCGTCTCGCTCCTCCCCACCAGGGAAGGCGCACGCACCCAGATCCTCTCCTCCCGGTGGCGCCATCTCTGGCGCTCAGCCCCGCTCAACCTCGATCATGGCTCGCTCTGCGACCACCCGGACGACTTCAACTCCGTCGTGTCGCGTGTCCTCGCCGCCCACCCGGGCCCCGGTCGCCGCTTCTCCGCACCCGTCTACCACCTCTGGGGCGGTCGAGCCACCACCGCGGACGCCTGGCTCCGGTCCCCGGCCCTTGACAACCTCCACGAGCTTGAGCTGTGCAGCTACAACTACAGATTGCTGTACCCACCAGCGACACCACAACCGCCGCCCGAAGCCGCCTTCCGCTTCTCAGACACCCTCCGTGTTGCCACCATAGGAGAGTGCCACCTCCCCCACAGCACCATTCAGGGGCTTCGCTTCCCTAAGCTTCAGAAGCTCGCGCTTGAGCGG AATTGCTCTGGCTTCCGCTGTCTCCGAATCAACTCGATTACTCTTAGAGGCGTAGGCGTGAGAGCTTATAATTATCATAAAGTGCTCAAAATTGGGGAGCTCGTCATTGAGAATGCCCCCTGTCTTGAAAATTTTCAACAC GGATTGCGTGTTCATAGCCTGACGAAAACAGTGTGCACTGTTAAGATTTTAGCTATTGACATGAGTGCTCTTAGTTTGGATGTTGTTATTAACTTGATGAGATGCTTTCCATGCTTGGAAAAGTTGTACATTGAG TCAATAGGATCTGGGAAAACCAACTCGTGGCGTCGTAAGCATCAAACTCTTATAAGATCTCTCGACATTCGTCTGAAGACATTTGTTTGGGAATATTATGAGGGCATCAAGTCACATGTTAACTTTGCCACATTCTTTATAAGAAACGCGAAAATGCGAGAGTTAATGACTCTAAAGGTTAATCCACAAGATTACAATGAGGAGTTTTTTGCACAACAACGTAAGATGCTTCAGCTGGATAACAAGGCCTCCGGAGGTGCTCGTCTACATTTTACACCAGATCGGTCTCATCGCAGCATTAAGGATTTTGGTGTCCATGATTTGGATCTAGTTGATCCCTTTGTAAGGAGGCATCCTTACCAATTTCATACTTTGTCCTAG